A genomic region of bacterium contains the following coding sequences:
- a CDS encoding DUF6175 family protein yields MRTFPLILLVGVLCLVGVVQAQDTITVRSTGLGVIYSGDIAKARDDAVKDALRNAVEQQTGMFLDSQTMVEMFSTLEDSIYARATAYVLGYNIISEGYGSFENSYEVEVECTIARSMLQAKLDDLDVRTVTALIGNPRIMIIIEEENMLEGYHYYWYDSLDMGTTEMTLQEIFLDKDFPLVDAQQARRNIDRDMVKAALTGDPLAAAEIGLQYGAEYVLTGKAVVKGSDIVAYGVTAGSGMKSYQATCNIKVYETDTATLIASTSKSDKAAHTDDLAGGNEALRKAAKAASDVVIGQILKDWSRRAATGSTVQMTVYNADNATLTKLQTWLRESIRGVENIIVRSHFGLTAKLEIASDYDAAQIAKEINYKPRAEGDFEVIVYGQTRNTVDIAIAPKGETPPKEGSTE; encoded by the coding sequence ATGCGTACATTCCCCCTCATCTTGCTCGTAGGGGTTCTCTGCCTGGTCGGAGTGGTCCAGGCCCAGGACACCATCACCGTCCGGAGCACCGGCCTCGGCGTCATCTACTCGGGCGACATCGCCAAGGCCCGCGACGACGCCGTCAAGGACGCCCTCCGGAACGCCGTCGAGCAGCAGACCGGCATGTTTCTGGACTCACAGACCATGGTGGAGATGTTCTCGACCCTGGAGGACTCCATCTACGCCCGAGCCACCGCCTACGTCCTCGGATACAATATCATCAGCGAGGGCTACGGCTCCTTCGAGAACTCCTACGAGGTCGAGGTGGAGTGCACCATCGCGCGTAGCATGCTCCAGGCCAAGCTCGACGATCTCGACGTGCGGACCGTGACGGCCCTCATCGGCAACCCGCGGATAATGATCATCATCGAGGAGGAGAACATGCTGGAGGGCTACCACTACTACTGGTACGACTCCCTGGACATGGGCACCACCGAGATGACGCTGCAGGAGATTTTCCTCGACAAGGATTTCCCGCTCGTGGACGCGCAGCAGGCGCGTCGCAACATTGACCGCGACATGGTCAAGGCCGCCCTCACCGGCGACCCCCTGGCCGCCGCCGAAATCGGCCTCCAGTACGGCGCCGAGTACGTGCTCACCGGGAAGGCCGTGGTCAAGGGTTCCGACATCGTGGCATACGGCGTCACCGCCGGGTCGGGGATGAAGTCCTACCAGGCCACCTGCAACATCAAGGTCTACGAGACCGACACCGCTACGCTGATCGCCTCCACCTCCAAGTCCGACAAGGCGGCCCATACCGACGACCTGGCCGGCGGCAACGAGGCGCTGCGCAAGGCGGCCAAGGCCGCTTCGGACGTCGTCATCGGCCAGATCCTCAAGGACTGGTCCCGCCGCGCGGCCACCGGCTCCACGGTCCAGATGACCGTCTACAACGCCGACAACGCCACGCTGACCAAGCTCCAGACCTGGCTCCGCGAGAGCATCCGCGGCGTGGAGAACATCATCGTGCGCAGCCACTTCGGCCTCACGGCCAAGCTGGAGATAGCCTCTGACTACGACGCGGCCCAGATCGCCAAGGAGATAAACTACAAGCCCCGCGCCGAGGGCGATTTCGAGGTCATCGTTTACGGTCAGACGCGCAACACGGTTGACATCGCCATCGCCCCCAAGGGCGAGACGCCGCCCAAAGAGGGCAGCACGGAATAA
- a CDS encoding S-layer homology domain-containing protein, translated as MKKLLIGFAIIALVLFSAGCKKGETAMDTPETHVAAGHKYLENRQYDAAIAAFERAIDLDHRCASAYSGIGYVYLRQSEDATGETRKGLLDDAVDMFEKAMGLDVDDIYGKIGKARVMIERGDARNARLLAKAAAQEDKENIEGALWWGIAAGCVGDWDEANYALTRALELDPTNPEVQDAWDRLAVAKRLMQGVDDQNYRAIAFNYRIGRADAAALFARELDLSRLERRSVTSYGGPVFVGPGEPETGATSYYATDIAEHWALPEINLCIETGLMEPYPDGSFLPDAKLNRSEFAMLAAKVLSLTTGDPDLMTRGITGDSIFKDVRADNFAYGAIVACTSRGILAGDPDGFFRPLDFITGTDAVSAVRTVETILAHY; from the coding sequence ATGAAAAAGCTACTTATAGGGTTTGCCATCATCGCCCTGGTCTTATTCTCGGCGGGTTGCAAGAAGGGCGAAACCGCCATGGACACGCCGGAAACCCACGTGGCGGCCGGTCACAAATACCTGGAGAACCGCCAGTACGACGCCGCCATCGCCGCCTTCGAGAGGGCCATAGACCTCGACCACCGCTGCGCCTCCGCCTACTCCGGCATCGGCTACGTTTACCTGCGCCAGAGCGAGGACGCCACCGGCGAGACCCGCAAGGGGCTCTTGGACGACGCGGTGGACATGTTCGAGAAGGCGATGGGGCTCGACGTGGACGACATCTACGGCAAAATCGGCAAGGCCCGCGTCATGATAGAGCGGGGCGACGCCCGCAACGCGCGCCTACTGGCCAAGGCCGCCGCCCAGGAGGACAAGGAGAACATCGAGGGCGCGCTCTGGTGGGGCATCGCCGCCGGATGCGTCGGCGACTGGGACGAGGCCAATTACGCCCTGACCCGAGCCCTCGAGCTCGACCCGACGAACCCCGAGGTCCAGGATGCCTGGGACCGCCTCGCCGTGGCCAAGCGGCTGATGCAGGGCGTGGACGACCAGAATTACCGGGCCATCGCTTTCAACTACCGTATCGGCCGCGCCGACGCGGCGGCCCTCTTCGCCCGCGAGCTCGACCTGTCGCGCCTGGAGCGCCGGTCGGTGACGAGCTACGGCGGCCCCGTTTTCGTCGGCCCCGGTGAGCCCGAAACCGGCGCCACCTCTTACTACGCCACCGACATCGCCGAGCACTGGGCCCTGCCCGAGATAAACCTCTGCATCGAAACCGGCCTCATGGAGCCCTACCCCGACGGCAGCTTCCTGCCCGACGCCAAGCTGAACCGCTCCGAGTTCGCCATGCTGGCCGCCAAGGTGCTGTCCCTGACCACGGGCGACCCCGACCTCATGACCCGGGGCATAACCGGCGATAGCATCTTCAAGGACGTACGGGCGGACAACTTCGCCTACGGCGCCATCGTCGCCTGCACCAGCCGGGGGATTCTGGCCGGCGACCCCGACGGCTTCTTCCGGCCGCTGGACTTCATCACCGGGACCGACGCCGTGAGCGCCGTCCGCACCGTAGAGACCATCCTCGCCCACTACTAG
- a CDS encoding CsgG/HfaB family protein, with protein sequence MRKIVLATLVFVLSLAVASSAMDMRKRIAISELEDKAGSSYNVGTGLSDVLATALVNCGKFQVFEREQLAAIMKEQALGTTGLVTPQTAPEIGKLLGVQAIVYGAVTEFSTQKDEVGLGTFMGGIGFSRVTARVGLNIRIIDTVTGEIIFSHEATGEESETGGVLMVPGMIIGKGSDWDNTLEGKAARQAIDEIVNAIIIKLKDVPWTGAVVKADDEKVYINAGMDSGIETGMEFRIYQKGEDLIDPVTGISLGAEETLIGTVQVMEVKEKYAICRAVAGGGFSAQDIVRENTF encoded by the coding sequence ATGCGTAAAATCGTTCTCGCGACCCTGGTATTCGTGCTCAGCCTGGCCGTCGCCTCCTCCGCCATGGACATGCGCAAGCGCATCGCCATCTCCGAGCTGGAGGACAAGGCCGGCAGCTCCTACAACGTGGGAACCGGACTGTCCGACGTGCTGGCCACCGCCCTGGTCAACTGCGGCAAGTTCCAGGTCTTCGAGCGGGAGCAGCTGGCCGCGATCATGAAGGAGCAGGCCCTGGGCACCACCGGCCTGGTGACCCCCCAGACCGCCCCGGAGATCGGCAAGCTCCTCGGCGTGCAGGCCATCGTCTACGGCGCGGTCACCGAGTTCTCCACCCAGAAGGACGAGGTCGGCCTCGGCACCTTCATGGGCGGCATCGGCTTCTCCCGCGTTACGGCCCGCGTCGGCCTCAACATCCGCATCATAGACACCGTCACCGGCGAGATCATCTTCAGCCACGAGGCCACCGGTGAGGAATCGGAGACCGGCGGCGTCCTGATGGTCCCCGGCATGATCATCGGCAAGGGCTCCGATTGGGACAACACCCTGGAGGGCAAGGCCGCCCGGCAGGCCATTGACGAAATCGTCAATGCCATCATCATCAAGCTCAAGGACGTACCCTGGACCGGAGCCGTGGTCAAGGCCGACGACGAGAAAGTCTACATCAACGCCGGCATGGACTCCGGCATCGAGACCGGCATGGAGTTCCGCATCTACCAGAAAGGCGAGGACCTCATAGACCCCGTCACCGGCATCTCCCTGGGCGCCGAGGAAACCCTCATCGGTACCGTGCAGGTGATGGAAGTCAAGGAGAAATACGCCATATGCCGGGCCGTGGCCGGTGGCGGTTTCTCCGCCCAGGACATCGTCCGGGAGAATACGTTCTGA